From Panicum hallii strain FIL2 chromosome 2, PHallii_v3.1, whole genome shotgun sequence, a single genomic window includes:
- the LOC112881960 gene encoding uncharacterized protein LOC112881960, which yields MEPTGTILFASVGVTSFGFDVFSVAVPAPSDDGAPDASELDERRHTDGVSVNFNAQFADDAGDAVAFVSERTGAAGLFLSRPGSERPEPLPAAEGSLFHDRPTVRGGRVYFVSAHEKPDRPFRSWAAVYAAGLSGEGQAVERVTPRGVVDMSPAVSASGDLVAVASYGDRPWAFDFQVLETEVAVFRAADPARRVVVAERGGWPTWHGERTLFFHRVADDGWWSVFRVDVSPETLEPTGAGERRVTPPGLHCFTPAAVGRGGGRWIAVATRRKGRAQRHVELFDLEIERFSPLTELLNPELHHYNPFFSPSGGRLGYHRFRGAGAPGESVVPYLQTVRSPVSSLRMLRVNGTFPSFSPDASHIAVNGDFFATPGVMVLRSDGTRRWTISKEPGLFYTTWSPSERGVVFTSAGPIFETPKATVRIARVEFDPSELTDDRKEVGATVRALTRPEAGNDAFPAVSPCGRWLVFRSGRTGHKNLYVIDTARGEEEEGGGGVRRLTEGEWIDTMPSWSPDGSLIAFSSNRHDPANPAVFSIYLVRPDGSGLRRVYVAGPEGSAEADQERINHVCFSPDSRWLLFTANLGGVMAEPISGPNQFQPYGDLYACRLDGSGLLRLTCNAYENGTPAWGPASAGLGVEALSLGAPAGEDPMGQFDEPLWLTCDV from the coding sequence ATGGAGCCCACGGGAACGATCCTCTTCGCCTCCGTCGGCGTCACCAGCTTCGGCTTCGACGTCTTCTCCGTCGCCGTGCCGGCCCCCTCGGACGATGGTGCCCCCGACGCGTCGGAGCTCGACGAGAGGCGCCACACGGACGGCGTGTCCGTCAACTTCAACGCGCAGTTCGCGGACGACGCCGGCGACGCGGTCGCGTTCGTCTCCGAGCGGACGGGCGCCGCGGGCCTGTTCCTGTCCCGGCCAGGGTCCGAGCGCCCCGAGCCGCTCCCGGCGGCCGAGGGCAGCCTGTTCCACGACCGCCCCACGGTGCGGGGCGGCCGGGTGTACTTCGTCTCCGCGCACGAGAAGCCGGACCGGCCGTTCCGGAGCTGGGCGGCGGTGTACGCGGCGGGACTGAGCGGCGAGGGCCAGGCGGTGGAGCGGGTCACGCCGCGGGGCGTCGTGGACATGAGCCCCGCCGTGTCAGCATCCGGGGACCTCGTAGCCGTCGCGTCGTACGGGGACCGGCCCTGGGCGTTCGACTTCCAGGTCCTGGAGACGGAGGTCGCCGTGTTCCGCGCGGCCGACCCGGCGCGCCGCGTCGTcgtcgcggagcggggcgggTGGCCGACCTGGCACGGGGAGCGCACGCTCTTCTTCCACCGCGTCGCCGACGACGGGTGGTGGAGCGTGTTCCGGGTGGACGTCTCGCCGGAGACCCTCGAGCCCACCGGCGCTGGCGAGCGCCGCGTCACGCCGCCGGGGCTGCACTGCTTCAcccccgccgccgtcggccgcggcgggggccgcTGGATCGCGGTCGCGACGCGGCGGAAGGGGCGCGCGCAGCGGCACGTCGAGCTGTTCGACCTCGAGATCGAGCGCTTCTCCCCGCTCACCGAGCTCCTCAACCCGGAGCTCCACCACTACAACCCCTTCTTCTCGCCGTCGGGCGGGCGCCTCGGGTACCACCGGttccgcggcgccggcgcgccgggTGAATCGGTGGTCCCCTACCTGCAAACGGTGCGGAGCCCCGTGAGCTCCCTCCGGATGCTCCGCGTGAACGGCACGTTCCCGTCCTTCTCGCCCGACGCGTCGCACATCGCCGTGAACGGCGACTTCTTCGCGACGCCGGGCGTCATGGTCCTCCGGTCCGACGGCACCAGGCGGTGGACGATCAGCAAGGAGCCCGGGTTGTTCTACACCACGTGGAGCCCGAGCGAGCGCGGGGTCGTGTTCACCTCGGCGGGGCCCATCTTCGAGACCCCGAAGGCGACGGTCCGGATCGCGCGGGTGGAGTTCGACCCGAGCGAGCTCACCGACGACCGCAAGGAGGTGGGCGCGACGGTGAGGGCGCTCACCCGCCCCGAGGCCGGCAACGACGCGTTCCCGGCGGTGTCCCCCTGCGGGCGGTGGCTGGTGTTCCGGTCCGGGCGCACGGGGCACAAGAACCTGTACGTGATCGACACGgcgcgcggcgaggaggaggagggcggcggcggggtgcggCGTCTGACGGAGGGCGAGTGGATCGACACGATGCCGAGCTGGTCCCCCGACGGGAGCCTGATCGCGTTCTCGTCGAACCGGCACGACCCGGCGAACCCGGCCGTGTTCAGCATCTACCTGGTGCGGCCCGACGGGTCCGGGCTCCGTCGCGTGTACGTGGCCGGGCCCGAGGGCAGCGCGGAGGCGGACCAGGAGCGGATCAACCACGTGTGCTTCAGCCCGGACTCGCGGTGGCTGCTGTTCACGGCGAACCTCGGCGGCGTGATGGCGGAGCCCATCTCGGGGCCCAACCAGTTCCAGCCGTACGGGGACCTGTACGCGTGCCGGCTCGACGGGTCGGGGCTCCTGCGGCTCACCTGCAACGCCTACGAGAACGGGACGCCGGCGTGGGGGCCCGCGAGCGCcgggctcggggtggaggcgcTGTCGCTGGGCGCGCCCGCCGGGGAGGACCCGATGGGCCAGTTCGACGAGCCGCTGTGGCTCACCTGCGACGTCTGA
- the LOC112881962 gene encoding 1-Cys peroxiredoxin PER1: MPGLTIGDTIPNLELDSTQGRIRIHDFVGDGYAIIFSHPADFTPVCTTEMAAMAGYAEEFKKRGVKLLGISCDDVASHKEWIKDIEAFKPGSKLTYPIMADPDRNAIRELNMVDPDEKDARGVSLPSRTLHIVGPDKTVKLSFLYPACTGRNMDEVLRAVDSLLTAARHKGKVATPANWKPGDRAVIGPSVSDEEARKLFPDGFETADLPSKKGYLRFAKV, encoded by the exons ATGCCGGGGCTCACCATCGGCGACACCATCCCCAACCTGGAGCTGGACTCCACCCAGGGCCGCATCCGCATCCACGACTTCGTCGGCGACGGCTACGCCATCATCTTCTCCCACCCCG CTGACTTCACGCCGGTGTGCACGACGGAGATGGCGGCGATGGCGGGGTACGCCGAGGAGTTCAAGAAGCGCGGCGTGAAGCTGCTGGGCATCTCCTGCGACGACGTGGCGTCCCACAAGGAGTGGATCAAGGACATCGAGGCCTTCAAGCCGGGGTCCAAGCTGACGTACCCGATCATGGCGGACCCGGATCGCAATGCCATCAGGGAGCTCAACATGGTGGACCCGGACGAGAAGGACGCGCGCGGGGTGAGCCTGCCCTCCCGCACGCTGCACATCGTCGGCCCCGACAAGACGGTGAAGCTGAGCTTCCTGTACCCGGCGTGCACGGGGCGGAACATGGACGAGGTGCTCCGCgccgtggactcgctgctgacGGCCGCCAGGCACAAGGGGAAGGTGGCTACCCCGGCCAACTGGAAGCCCGGGGACCGCGCCGTCATCGGGCCCAGCGTCTCCGACGAGGAGGCCAGGAAGCTGTTCCCGGACGGCTTCGAGACCGCCGACCTGCCATCCAAGAAGGGCTACCTCCGCTTCGCCAAGGTCTAG
- the LOC112881961 gene encoding peroxidase 2-like — protein MAAKLAVLTVLALLGSVSCQAGYGGYGYGGGNPTPPTPTYPPAPSPPTTYPSPTPSPPAAGLRVGYYDDKCPGAEGIVREAVRGADAGIKAGLVRLFFHDCFVRGCDASVLLQPTDANPQPEMLGIPNLSLRGFEVIDAAKATLEAACPGVVSCADIVAFAGRDASYFLSGYAINFTMPAGRYDGNVSLASETLPNLPPPFADVPRLKAMFAAKGLDTVDMVALSGAHSIGRSHCSSFPDRLPPSNTSDMDPTLAAKLQADCASPTGADNTVVQDYKTPDQLDSQYYMNVINHKVLFASDAALLKSNETIPLVYAAALSPRRWQYKFGEAMVKMGGVEVKTAANGEIRKMCGFINKPYSG, from the exons ATGGCCGCTAAGCTCGCCGTCCTCACCGTACTCGCGCTGCTCGGCTCCGTGTCGTGCCAAGCGGGCTACGGCGGCTACGGCTACGGCGGCGGCAATCCCACCCCGCCGACACCCACTTATCCTCCGGCACCCAGCCCACCCACCACTTACCCTTCTCCCACACCAAGCCCTCCTGCCGCTGGGCTGAGGGTCGGATACTACGATGACAAGTGCCCCGGAGCGGAAGGCATCGTCAGGGAGGCCGTGCGCGGCGCCGACGCCGGCATCAAAGCAGGCCTCGTCCGCCTCTTCTTCCATGACTGCTTCGTCCGG GGCTGCGACGCCTCCGTTCTGCTCCAGCCGACGGACGCCAACCCGCAGCCGGAGATGCTGGGCATCCCGAACCTGAGCCTGCGCGGCTTCGAGGTCATCGACGCGGCGAAGGCCACGCTCGAGGCGGCGTGCCCGGGCGTCGTGTCCTGCGCCGACATCGTCGCCTTCGCCGGCCGCGACGCCAGCTACTTCCTCAGCGGCTACGCGATCAACTTCACAATGCCCGCGGGCCGCTACGACGGCAACGTGTCCCTCGCCAGCGAGACCCTCCCCAACCTGCCCCCGCCCTTCGCCGACGTCCCGCGCCTCAAGGCCATGTTCGCCGCCAAGGGGCTCGACACCGTCGATATGGTCGCGCTCTCCGGCGCGCACAGCATCGGCCGCTCCCACTGCTCGTCCTTCCCCGACCGGCTCCCGCCCAGCAACACCTCGGACATGGACCCCACGCTCGCCGCCAAGCTCCAGGCTGACTGCGCGTCGCCGACCGGCGCCGACAACACGGTGGTGCAGGACTACAAGACCCCCGACCAGCTGGACAGCCAGTACTACATGAATGTGATCAACCACAAGGTGCTCTTCGCGTCGGACGCCGCGCTCCTCAAGTCGAACGAGACGATCCCACTGGTGTACGCAGCCGCCCTCTCTCCGAGGCGCTGGCAGTACAAGTTCGGGGAGGCCATGGTGAAGATGGGCGGCGTCGAGGTGAAGACCGCTGCCAATGGGGAGATCAGGAAGATGTGCGGCTTCATCAACAAGCCGTATTCCGGCTGA
- the LOC112882286 gene encoding peroxidase 2-like isoform X1 gives MMATTLTVLTVLALLRSASCQAGYRVGNPAPAPQQSAYTPSTLAPPTYPPTNMSPPPSMLLHPPTYPSTSPSPPPPMIPQQPTSPPTSQPPTSPSPPPPVIPKPPTSPPTSSNPPPAISPQPPTSPPTSPSPPPPMVSPEPPTYPPTSSNPPPAISSQPPTYAPSIPSPPPPLPSPPPSSDDAGKKLKVGYYEKKCGGQVDVEAIVRKHVSSFDASMKAGLIRLFFHDCFVRGCDASILLDPTGDNPQPEKLGIPNFPSLRGYEVIDAAKAELEARCPGTVSCADVAAFAARDASYFLSGGGVDFAMPAGRYDGNVSLASETLPNLPPPFAGLQQLEKMFADKGLDAFDMVTLSGAHSIGRSHCSSFRRDRLPPGATASDMDPAFAAELQANCTSAGGADNTVVQDYETPDELDNQYYQNVLDRKVLFTSDAALTSRDMTGYLVRVYAMFPWLWQQKYAEAMVKMGGIEVKTAATGEIRRACRVVNSRT, from the exons ATGATGGCCACTACGCTCACTGTCCTCACAGTGCTCGCGCTGCTCCGTTCCGCCTCATGCCAAGCCGGCTACAGAGTTGGTAACCCAGCCCCAGCGCCACAGCAATCAGCTTACACGCCGAGCACCCTAGCACCGCCCACTTATCCTCCGACAAATATGAGCCCTCCACCATCTATGCTTCTACATCCACCTACATATCCTTCGACGAGTCCCAGTCCACCACCACCTATGATCCCGCAGCAACCCACCTCTCCTCCGACGAGTCAGCCACCCACGAGTCCGAGCCCACCACCACCTGTGATCCCAAAGCCACCTACTTCTCCTCCGACGAGTTCGAACCCACCACCAGCTATATCTCCACAGCCACCTACTTCTCCTCCGACTAGTCCGAGCCCACCACCGCCTATGGTCTCACCAGAGCCACCGACCTATCCTCCGACAAGTTCGAATCCACCACCAGCTATATCTTCACAGCCACCCACTTATGCTCCATCGATTCCGAGCCCGCCACCACCTTTGCCTTCACCTCCACCCAGCTCAGATGATGCAGGGAAGAAACTCAAGGTCGGATACTACGAGAAGAAATGTGGTGGTCAGGTGGACGTGGAGGCAATCGTGAGGAAGCACGTAAGTAGCTTCGATGCCAGCATGAAAGCAGGGCTTATTCGCCTCTTCTTCCACGACTGCTTTGTCCGT GGTTGCGATGCTTCCATTCTGCTCGACCCGACCGGCGACAACCCGCAGCCGGAGAAGTTGGGCATACCCAACTTCCCGAGCCTGCGCGGCTACGAGGTGATCGACGCGGCCAAGGCGGAGCTCGAGGCGAGATGCCCCGGCACGGTCTCGTGCGCGGACGTCGCGGCCTTCGCCGCCCGCGACGCGTCCTACTTcctcagcggcggcggcgtcgactTCGCCATGCCCGCGGGCCGATACGACGGGAACGTGTCCCTCGCCAGCGAGACCCTGCCGAACCTGCCGCCGCCGTTCGCCGGACTGCAGCAGCTGGAGAAGATGTTCGCCGACAAGGGGCTCGACGCCTTCGACATGGTGACGCTCTCAGGCGCGCACAGCATCGGGCGCTCTCACTGCTCGTCCTTCCGCCGCGACCGCCTCCCTCCCGGCGCCACCGCCTCCGACATGGACCCGGCGTTCGCCGCCGAGCTGCAGGCCAACTGCACGTCGGCAGGCGGCGCCGACAACACGGTGGTGCAGGACTACGAGACCCCCGACGAGCTGGACAACCAGTACTACCAGAACGTGCTGGACCGCAAGGTCCTCTTCACGTCGGACGCCGCGCTCACCTCGAGGGACATGACGGGCTACCTGGTGCGCGTGTACGCGATGTTCCCGTGGCTGTGGCAGCAGAAGTACGCGGAGGCCATGGTGAAGATGGGCGGCATCGAGGTCAAGACCGCCGCTACCGGTGAGATCAGGAGGGCGTGCCGCGTCGTCAACAGCAGGACGTGA
- the LOC112882286 gene encoding peroxidase 2-like isoform X2, producing MMATTLTVLTVLALLRSASCQAGYRVGNPAPAPQQSAYTPSTLAPPTYPPTNMSPPPSMLLHPPTYPSTSPSPPPPMIPQQPTSPPTSQPPTSPSPPPPVIPKPPTSPPTSSNPPPAISPQPPTSPPTSPSPPPPMVSPEPPTYPPTSSNPPPAISSQPPTYAPSIPSPPPPLPSPPPSSDDAGKKLKVGYYEKKCGGQVDVEAIVRKHGCDASILLDPTGDNPQPEKLGIPNFPSLRGYEVIDAAKAELEARCPGTVSCADVAAFAARDASYFLSGGGVDFAMPAGRYDGNVSLASETLPNLPPPFAGLQQLEKMFADKGLDAFDMVTLSGAHSIGRSHCSSFRRDRLPPGATASDMDPAFAAELQANCTSAGGADNTVVQDYETPDELDNQYYQNVLDRKVLFTSDAALTSRDMTGYLVRVYAMFPWLWQQKYAEAMVKMGGIEVKTAATGEIRRACRVVNSRT from the exons ATGATGGCCACTACGCTCACTGTCCTCACAGTGCTCGCGCTGCTCCGTTCCGCCTCATGCCAAGCCGGCTACAGAGTTGGTAACCCAGCCCCAGCGCCACAGCAATCAGCTTACACGCCGAGCACCCTAGCACCGCCCACTTATCCTCCGACAAATATGAGCCCTCCACCATCTATGCTTCTACATCCACCTACATATCCTTCGACGAGTCCCAGTCCACCACCACCTATGATCCCGCAGCAACCCACCTCTCCTCCGACGAGTCAGCCACCCACGAGTCCGAGCCCACCACCACCTGTGATCCCAAAGCCACCTACTTCTCCTCCGACGAGTTCGAACCCACCACCAGCTATATCTCCACAGCCACCTACTTCTCCTCCGACTAGTCCGAGCCCACCACCGCCTATGGTCTCACCAGAGCCACCGACCTATCCTCCGACAAGTTCGAATCCACCACCAGCTATATCTTCACAGCCACCCACTTATGCTCCATCGATTCCGAGCCCGCCACCACCTTTGCCTTCACCTCCACCCAGCTCAGATGATGCAGGGAAGAAACTCAAGGTCGGATACTACGAGAAGAAATGTGGTGGTCAGGTGGACGTGGAGGCAATCGTGAGGAAGCAC GGTTGCGATGCTTCCATTCTGCTCGACCCGACCGGCGACAACCCGCAGCCGGAGAAGTTGGGCATACCCAACTTCCCGAGCCTGCGCGGCTACGAGGTGATCGACGCGGCCAAGGCGGAGCTCGAGGCGAGATGCCCCGGCACGGTCTCGTGCGCGGACGTCGCGGCCTTCGCCGCCCGCGACGCGTCCTACTTcctcagcggcggcggcgtcgactTCGCCATGCCCGCGGGCCGATACGACGGGAACGTGTCCCTCGCCAGCGAGACCCTGCCGAACCTGCCGCCGCCGTTCGCCGGACTGCAGCAGCTGGAGAAGATGTTCGCCGACAAGGGGCTCGACGCCTTCGACATGGTGACGCTCTCAGGCGCGCACAGCATCGGGCGCTCTCACTGCTCGTCCTTCCGCCGCGACCGCCTCCCTCCCGGCGCCACCGCCTCCGACATGGACCCGGCGTTCGCCGCCGAGCTGCAGGCCAACTGCACGTCGGCAGGCGGCGCCGACAACACGGTGGTGCAGGACTACGAGACCCCCGACGAGCTGGACAACCAGTACTACCAGAACGTGCTGGACCGCAAGGTCCTCTTCACGTCGGACGCCGCGCTCACCTCGAGGGACATGACGGGCTACCTGGTGCGCGTGTACGCGATGTTCCCGTGGCTGTGGCAGCAGAAGTACGCGGAGGCCATGGTGAAGATGGGCGGCATCGAGGTCAAGACCGCCGCTACCGGTGAGATCAGGAGGGCGTGCCGCGTCGTCAACAGCAGGACGTGA
- the LOC112882110 gene encoding peroxidase 2-like, with amino-acid sequence MAAKLGALIITLLAFLGSVECQQGSGILCLGGWVRPVPILGGLICPGGLRPSPKIFKGPSPAPSGAGLRVGYYNSCPNAEDIVRKVVRDAVDKEPGMGAGLIRLFFHDCFVRGCDASVLLVNSSGSSDPSEMFGPPNRESLRGFGVIDEAKAALEAACPNVVSCADIVAFAARDASSFLSNGRVNFAMPAGRLDGRVSLASETTDPLPGPFSDLETLKNRFAAKGLNTNDMVTLSGAHTIGHARCMFVSTSRPGMNATLAGELRQRCGGGGGNSSVKLDYKTPDVLDSQYFQNVKDNAVLLDSDAALRATETAALVDTYAAGLGSRWEMEFAAAMVKMGNIEVKTSPGADAEIRKKCSIYN; translated from the exons ATGGCTGCTAAACTTGGCGCCCTGATCATCACCTTGCTCGCGTTCCTCGGGTCCGTGGAGTGCCAGCAGGGCTCCGGCATCCTTTGCCTGGGTGGTTGGGTTCGTCCCGTCCCAATCCTGGGTGGCCTGATCTGTCCCGGAGGCTTGAGACCGAGCCCTAAAATTTTCAAGGGGCCGAGTCCTGCCCCCTCAGGGGCAGGTCTCAGGGTCGGCTACTACAATTCGTGCCCCAACGCGGAGGACATTGTGAGGAAGGTCGTGAGGGACGCCGTCGACAAAGAACCTGGCATGGGCGCAGGGCTCATTCGTCTCTTCTTCCACGACTGTTTCGTTCGG GGGTGTGATGCTTCGGTTCTCCTCGTGAACTCGAGCGGCTCCAGCGACCCATCGGAGATGTTTGGCCCACCCAACAGAGAGAGCCTTCGCGGCTTCGGCGTGATCGACGAGGCCAAGGCGGCGCTCGAGGCGGCCTGCCCCAACGTCGTGTCGTGCGCGGACATCGTCGCCTTCGCCGCCCGCGACGCGTCCTCCTTCCTCAGCAACGGCAGGGTCAACTTCGCGatgcccgccggccgcctcgaCGGGCGCGTGTCCCTCGCCTCCGAGACCACCGACCCCCTGCCCGGGCCCTTCTCCGACCTCGAGACGCTCAAGAACAGATTCGCCGCCAAGGGGCTGAACACCAACGACATGGTCACGCTCTCCGGCGCGCACACAATCGGCCACGCCCGCTGCATGTTCGTCTCCACCAGCCGTCCGGGCATGAACGCCACCCTCGCCGGAGAGCTGCGCcagaggtgcggcggcggcggcggtaacTCCTCGGTGAAACTGGACTACAAGACCCCTGACGTCCTGGACAGCCAATACTTCCAGAACGTGAAGGACAACGCCGTGCTGCTGGACTCGGACGCCGCGCTCAGGGCGACAGAAACGGCGGCGCTGGTGGATACCTACGCCGCCGGTCTAGGGAGCAGGTGGGAGATGGAGTTCGCGGCGGCGATGGTGAAGATGGGCAACATCGAGGTGAAGACAAGCCCCGGCGCGGACGCGGAGATCAGGAAGAAGTGCTCGATTTACAACTAG
- the LOC112881986 gene encoding peroxidase 2-like, producing the protein MAAAGKKLAVLVALLALLVGPSAGLLGSGPGCSVYVGWPVPVFLRSLICGILGQPYTPPIWRAEPTGAGLSVGYYNNPNNTNSYCPGAEAAVRKAVENAIYQQGRGIGAGLIRLFFHDAFVRGCDASVLLRSTALAGSATEMEGPPNKDSLRGFEVIDAAKEATKAACGGRNVVSCADILAFAARDASDILSGGKISFPVMAGRYDGRESFANETVQLPGPDSSLQELQMMFAAQGLSSADMVTLSGAHSIGRARCLFFTGRLSAMDPDYARRLNENCNGTGSPNNRVDQDPETSDVLDNQYYKNIDKFVLFRSDAVLVSSPATKQQVDVNVANPSRWASDFAAAMVKMGNIGVKTARIPNETEIRDLCWRVNA; encoded by the coding sequence ATGGCTGCCGCTGGTAAGAAGCTTGCCGTCCTCGTCGCCTTGCTTGCGCTCCTCGTCGGGCCCTCGGCGGGCCTGTTGGGCTCCGGACCCGGTTGCTCCGTCTACGTGGGTTGGCCGGTCCCCGTGTTCTTGCGCTCCCTGATCTGTGGGATCCTGGGCCAGCCCTACACTCCTCCGATCTGGAGGGCCGAGCCCACAGGCGCAGGGCTCAGTGTCGGCTactacaacaaccccaacaacaCCAACTCCTACTGCCCCGGCGCGGAGGCGGCCGTGAGGAAGGCCGTGGAGAACGCGATCTACCAGCAGGGGCGCGGCATTGGCGCCGGCCTCATCCGTCTCTTCTTCCACGACGCCTTCGTTCGGGGGTGCGACGCTTCCGTTCTCCTCAGGAGCACGGCCCTCGCGGGGAGCGCCACGGAGATGGAAGGGCCCCCCAACAAGGACAGCCTGCGCGGATTCGAGGTGATCGACGCGGCCAAGGAGGCCACCAAGGCCGCCTGCGGCGGCCGCAACGTGGTCTCGTGCGCCGACATCCTCGCCTTCGCCGCGCGCGACGCGTCCGACATCCTCAGCGGCGGCAAGATCAGCTTCCCCGTGATGGCGGGGCGCTACGACGGCCGCGAGTCCTTCGCCAACGAGACCGTCCAGCTGCCCGGCCCGGACTCCTCCCTCCAGGAGCTCCAGATGATGTTCGCCGCCCAGGGCCTCAGCTCCGCCGACATGGTGACGCTCTCCGGCGCGCACAGCATCGGCCGCGCCCGCTGCCTCTTCTTCACCGGCCGCCTGTCGGCCATGGACCCCGACTACGCCCGGCGGCTGAACGAGAACTGCAACGGCACCGGCAGCCCCAACAACAGGGTGGACCAGGACCCCGAGACCTCCGACGTGCTGGACAACCAGTACTACAAGAACATCGACAAGTTCGTGCTGTTCCGTTCGGACGCCGTGCTCGTCTCGTCCCCGGCGACCAAACAGCAGGTGGACGTTAACGTGGCCAATCCGAGCAGGTGGGCGAGCGACTTCGCGGCGGCGATGGTGAAGATGGGCAACATCGGGGTCAAGACCGCCCGCATCCCCAACGAAACCGAGATCAGGGATTTATGCTGGAGAGTCAACGCTTAG